In Trifolium pratense cultivar HEN17-A07 linkage group LG7, ARS_RC_1.1, whole genome shotgun sequence, a genomic segment contains:
- the LOC123899959 gene encoding putative axial regulator YABBY 2 isoform X1: MSMDMNMMGNERVCYVHCNFCNTTLAVSVPCSSLLTIVTVRCGHCANLLSVNMGAASSLQSFPPQQDHHPQFQKQQLVNCHQEASRKEVVGSSSSSSSKSKAFQHLIHEQPRTPPIRPPEKRQRVPSAYNRFIKEEIQRIKAGNPDISHREAFSTAAKNWAHFPHIHFGLKLDASKQAKLDHGVGEATQKSNGFY, encoded by the exons atgtcaatggATATGAATATGATGGGTAATGAACGTGTTTGTTATGTTCACTGCAACTTCTGCAACACTACTCTAGCG GTTAGTGTTCCATGCAGCAGCTTGTTGACTATAGTGACAGTTAGATGTGGGCATTGTGCTAATTTGCTTTCAGTTAACATGGGAGCAGCATCATCACTTCAATCTTTTCCTCCTCAACAAGATCATCATCCTCAG TTTCAGAAACAGCAGCTTGTAAACTGTCATCAAGAAGCAAGTAGGAAGGAAGTTGTAggatcatcatcttcttcatcttcaaaatCCAAAGCTTTTCAGCATTTAATCCATGAGCAACCTAGGACTCCTCCGATTCGTC CTCCTGAGAAAAGACAACGTGTTCCTTCTGCTTACAATCGGTTCATTAA GGAGGAAATACAAAGAATTAAGGCTGGTAATCCAGATATAAGTCACAGAGAAGCATTTAGCACAGCAGCTAAAAAC TGGGCACATTTTCCTCACATTCACTTTGGATTAAAGTTGGATGCTAGCAAGCAAGCAAAATTGGACCATGGGGTTGGGGAGGCTACTCAAAAGTCTAATGGATTTTATTGA
- the LOC123899959 gene encoding putative axial regulator YABBY 2 isoform X2: protein MSMDMNMMGNERVCYVHCNFCNTTLAVSVPCSSLLTIVTVRCGHCANLLSVNMGAASSLQSFPPQQDHHPQKQQLVNCHQEASRKEVVGSSSSSSSKSKAFQHLIHEQPRTPPIRPPEKRQRVPSAYNRFIKEEIQRIKAGNPDISHREAFSTAAKNWAHFPHIHFGLKLDASKQAKLDHGVGEATQKSNGFY from the exons atgtcaatggATATGAATATGATGGGTAATGAACGTGTTTGTTATGTTCACTGCAACTTCTGCAACACTACTCTAGCG GTTAGTGTTCCATGCAGCAGCTTGTTGACTATAGTGACAGTTAGATGTGGGCATTGTGCTAATTTGCTTTCAGTTAACATGGGAGCAGCATCATCACTTCAATCTTTTCCTCCTCAACAAGATCATCATCCTCAG AAACAGCAGCTTGTAAACTGTCATCAAGAAGCAAGTAGGAAGGAAGTTGTAggatcatcatcttcttcatcttcaaaatCCAAAGCTTTTCAGCATTTAATCCATGAGCAACCTAGGACTCCTCCGATTCGTC CTCCTGAGAAAAGACAACGTGTTCCTTCTGCTTACAATCGGTTCATTAA GGAGGAAATACAAAGAATTAAGGCTGGTAATCCAGATATAAGTCACAGAGAAGCATTTAGCACAGCAGCTAAAAAC TGGGCACATTTTCCTCACATTCACTTTGGATTAAAGTTGGATGCTAGCAAGCAAGCAAAATTGGACCATGGGGTTGGGGAGGCTACTCAAAAGTCTAATGGATTTTATTGA
- the LOC123898847 gene encoding protein STRICTOSIDINE SYNTHASE-LIKE 3-like, which produces MTYMAPARGLAIVILLLALYCGLDPFKHSPIRGLPDFEVHKVNLPSWSEVPTDCDKDNLLQKSEILFENQVQGPESIVFDHHGRGPYTGVADGRILFWNGLSWIDFAYTSPNRSEICNPKESATPFSYVETEHICGRPLGLRFDKKTGDLYIADAYFGLMKVGPQGGLATSLATEVEGAPIRFTNDVDFDTEGNVYFTDSSTKYQRRNFIHLTFSGENTGRVLKYSPATKETTVLVRNIHFPNGITLSKDGSFFLFAEGLIGRLHKYWLKGDKAGTSEIFAILPGFPDNVRVNENGDFWVAINCRRFMYSYLNALYPKMRKIILMLPIPTRINYMLQIGGKFHAAIVKYSPEGKLLQILEDSEGKVVKAVSEVEEKDGKLWIGSVMMPFIAVYHLT; this is translated from the exons ATGACATACATGGCTCCGGCTCGAGGACTCGCCATTGTGATCCTGTTATTAGCTCTGTACTGTGGATTAGACCCCTTCAAGCACAGCCCTATCCGAGGCTTACCTGATTTTGAGGTGCACAAAGTTAACTTGCCATCATGGTCTGAGGTTCCTACAGACTGTGACAAAGACAACTTGTTGCAGAAATCGGAGATCCTGTTTGAGAACCAAGTACAGGGCCCAGAGAGCATTGTCTTCGATCATCATGGTCGTGGTCCTTACACTGGTGTTGCTGATGgaagaattttattttggaatGGACTGTCTTGGATTGATTTCGCCTACACCTCACCCAACAG GTCAGAAATATGCAATCCAAAGGAATCTGCAACACCATTTAGTTATGTTGAGACTGAGCACATCTGTGGAAGGCCTTTGGGACTAAGATTTGACAAGAAAACAGGTGATTTATACATTGCAGATGCATATTTTGGGCTGATGAAGGTAGGGCCTCAAGGTGGTTTAGCAACATCTCTTGCAACTGAGGTAGAAGGAGCGCCGATCAGATTTACTAATGATGTCGACTTTGATACAGAAGGGAACGTTTACTTCACTGATAGCAGTACTAAATATCAGAGAAG GAACTTCATTCATCTTACATTTTCTGGTGAAAATACTGGAAGGGTTTTGAAATACAGTCCTGCCACCAAGGAAACCACTGTTCTTGTAAGGAACATTCATTTTCCAAATGGGATTACCTTAAGCAAGGATGGTTCCTTCTTTCTATTTGCAGAAGGGCTAATTGGAAG GCTACACAAGTATTGGTTAAAAGGAGATAAAGCTGGAACTTCAGAAATCTTTGCAATCCTACCTGGTTTTCCTGATAATGTGAGAGTCAATGAAAATGGTGACTTTTGGGTGGCTATCAATTGTAGAAGGTTTATGTACAGTTACCTGAATGCTCTCTACCcaaaaatgagaaaaatcaTCCTCATGCTACCTATTCCAACAAGGATAAACTACATGCTTCAAATTGGAGGCAAGTTTCATGCAGCTATTGTTAAGTATAGCCCTGAAGGTAAACTTCTGCAGATATTGGAGGACAGTGAGGGAAAAGTTGTTAAAGCAGTGAGTGAAGTGGAGGAGAAGGATGGTAAACTTTGGATAGGAAGTGTTATGATGCCTTTCATTGCAGTTTACCATTTGACATGA